One part of the Falsibacillus pallidus genome encodes these proteins:
- a CDS encoding polysaccharide deacetylase family protein, producing the protein MKPLNILLGLIIFFLIGLFAMNETKPAMASAMQIAMTNTKGATLTSVKASVQTAATTATKQSAKRTYIAIGVNDQVIPFYDAKPYIENSTAYVPIRRIGEALGGKVTYDSKTSSAVFTYNQRTMRFYIHKNEISIESISGTENGVIPATIFEIDGRTYVPLRLFGEKLGFRVDYLSGKGTVRLLDNPKHLSHNEFITKNSTSIVIERKEPKTAYLTFDDGPSRYTGQFISALSKYDIKATFFQIGLNVKEYPKASKAEAQAGHYIGIHSYSHDKSKVYYSPASFMNEITVTQNLIKQNAGFNTQLVRVPYGSKPYLTGDYRNVLAAEHYKLWDWNVDSDDWALGDNTTQIMANIKNGVARMQRINSKEPLVILMHEKEATAKILPQLIEYLHNQGYSLEKYAPGKNVEMNFWNDKRF; encoded by the coding sequence ATGAAACCATTAAATATTTTACTAGGGTTGATCATTTTCTTTTTAATAGGACTATTTGCAATGAATGAAACAAAGCCCGCAATGGCATCCGCCATGCAGATTGCCATGACCAACACGAAAGGCGCAACTCTCACGTCAGTCAAGGCTTCCGTTCAGACAGCAGCGACTACTGCAACCAAACAGTCAGCTAAACGGACATACATAGCTATCGGCGTCAACGACCAAGTCATCCCATTCTACGATGCCAAGCCATATATCGAAAATTCTACCGCCTACGTCCCTATCAGAAGAATAGGAGAAGCATTGGGTGGGAAAGTAACCTACGACTCCAAAACGAGCTCTGCCGTTTTTACATATAACCAGCGAACCATGAGATTTTACATCCATAAAAACGAAATATCTATAGAAAGCATCAGCGGAACCGAAAATGGGGTCATCCCGGCCACCATTTTCGAAATCGACGGAAGAACCTATGTCCCGCTCCGCCTCTTCGGCGAGAAGCTTGGTTTTCGGGTAGACTACCTATCAGGCAAGGGAACAGTTCGGCTCCTCGACAATCCGAAGCACCTGAGCCACAATGAATTCATCACAAAAAACAGCACCAGCATCGTCATCGAGCGAAAAGAGCCAAAAACTGCCTACCTTACATTCGACGACGGCCCAAGCCGCTATACAGGACAATTCATCTCAGCCCTCTCCAAATACGACATCAAAGCGACCTTCTTCCAAATTGGACTGAACGTAAAAGAATACCCTAAAGCATCCAAAGCCGAAGCACAAGCTGGCCACTATATCGGGATCCACAGCTATTCCCATGACAAATCAAAGGTCTACTACAGCCCGGCAAGCTTCATGAACGAAATCACCGTCACCCAAAATCTCATCAAGCAAAATGCCGGATTCAATACACAACTTGTCCGAGTCCCATACGGCAGCAAACCCTACCTGACAGGCGACTACAGGAACGTTCTGGCTGCAGAACATTACAAACTGTGGGACTGGAACGTCGACTCTGACGACTGGGCACTCGGAGACAATACAACTCAAATTATGGCCAACATCAAAAACGGTGTCGCCAGAATGCAGCGGATCAACAGCAAAGAACCGCTCGTCATTCTCATGCACGAAAAAGAAGCCACGGCTAAAATCCTGCCGCAGCTGATCGAGTACCTTCACAATCAGGGATATTCCCTTGAAAAATACGCCCCTGGAAAAAATGTTGAAATGAATTTTTGGAATGATAAACGATTTTAG